Proteins encoded in a region of the Ignavibacteriales bacterium genome:
- a CDS encoding efflux RND transporter periplasmic adaptor subunit, with the protein MKLLTQFFSSIITLLIVIGLITLQACSEKKQESDTIDKTKYTDTVYVETEIAKLRELNITKTFSGTLEGEEQANIVSKIPERITEVKIKVGDFVSQGKVLFMLDKGGASSQYFQSQAVYLNAEKNLERMKNLFNEGAVSHQSLDATQTAYDVAKANFEAAKSTVEITAPISGVITSLNVNIGDIANPQIVMATVANINKLKAKFNAGENDLADFQIGQSTNVYSELKPDLIQPGKIIQISKSADIQSRTFEVQALFSNTSDKWFKPGMFCRVQVNLKTQKDALSIPLTSITKYENVSGVFIVNDGKVNFKSITTGLTEGKYVEVLTGINAGDKIVSLGMNNLKNGTVVIESNN; encoded by the coding sequence ATGAAACTTTTAACACAATTCTTTTCATCCATTATTACACTGCTGATCGTTATAGGATTAATAACATTACAAGCATGCAGTGAAAAAAAACAAGAATCAGATACCATTGATAAAACTAAATATACAGATACTGTTTATGTAGAAACGGAAATTGCGAAGTTAAGGGAATTAAATATTACTAAAACGTTTTCCGGCACTCTGGAAGGAGAAGAACAAGCAAATATCGTTTCAAAAATTCCAGAGCGCATAACCGAAGTGAAAATAAAAGTCGGAGATTTCGTTTCTCAGGGCAAAGTGCTTTTCATGCTTGATAAGGGTGGTGCATCTTCTCAGTACTTTCAATCGCAGGCGGTATATCTTAACGCAGAGAAGAATCTTGAAAGAATGAAAAATCTTTTTAACGAAGGTGCGGTTTCCCATCAATCACTCGATGCAACCCAAACAGCTTATGATGTAGCAAAAGCAAATTTTGAAGCCGCAAAAAGTACAGTAGAAATCACTGCTCCAATCTCTGGTGTGATAACATCTCTAAACGTAAACATCGGTGATATTGCAAATCCGCAAATTGTTATGGCAACTGTGGCTAACATTAATAAACTTAAAGCAAAATTCAATGCCGGTGAAAACGATCTTGCAGATTTTCAAATAGGTCAAAGCACAAATGTTTATTCTGAGTTAAAACCGGATTTAATTCAACCGGGAAAAATCATTCAGATTTCAAAATCCGCCGATATTCAATCACGCACCTTTGAAGTTCAAGCTTTGTTTTCAAATACAAGCGACAAATGGTTCAAACCGGGAATGTTCTGCCGTGTGCAAGTGAATTTAAAGACCCAAAAAGATGCTTTGTCTATTCCGTTAACATCTATTACTAAATACGAAAATGTTTCCGGAGTTTTTATTGTTAATGATGGCAAAGTTAATTTTAAATCTATTACAACTGGACTGACCGAGGGCAAATATGTTGAAGTGCTTACAGGTATAAATGCTGGTGATAAGATTGTAAGTCTTGGTATGAACAATCTGAAAAACGGAACTGTTGTTATAGAATCAAATAATTAG
- a CDS encoding efflux RND transporter permease subunit: MKLADVSIRRPVFATMMIMSLVVLGLFSFIKLNVDLYPDVDIPVVVITTILPGAGPEQIETDVTKIIEDAVNPVEGVDFIQSTSQENVSLVVITFKLEIDGKDAAQNVREKISAIRAKLPSDIEDPVIQRYDPASFPIMSLSVAGDMSEKDITTFTKDVVKKRLENIPGVGSVDLVGGAEREIQIEVDAAKLRAYNISIQDVIMNVGAQNVEIPGGNVTEGNSQLLVRTMGKYKSVDDFNKIIVATPMGRPVYLSDVANVVDGTKEKKSLTRVNGKIAVGLNIIKQSGSNTVQVAKEVNKQIELLKSEIPSGVAINVAQDNSIFIKDSINDVLFDILYGGLLAVIVIFLFLANFRATVISGLALPASIIASFILMYALNFTLNMMSLLALSLAVGLLIDDAIVVIENIYRHMSQGETPLEAAKSASEEIGLAVMATTFTIVAVFVPVAFMPGIVGRFFYEFGITISAAVLVSLFVAFTLTPMLASKWLHREDEALTKDGNIFKKILYYFNHSFELLNVKYEKALRWSLTHRKTIVFSAILIFIGSFMLMGLLGSQFFPESDQSSFSIVINSSPGSSLDQTSSICEKVETKLKNKREVKTILTTIGSGNDPVTKANILVKLIPTHDRTKSDKDLMSEIRREVKNIAGAKIGIRVPGGPGGNEKAVTMSVRGEDIKKLQLISRKVENIVKSTVGAVDVENSLELSKPELRINIDREKASDLAVSPLVIASSIRSMVDGYVATQYQEGDEQIDVRVRLKKSDRSNLNDLAMLTIKSNKKIGLKDWVLPISDVASITQDFGPSKINRYARQKEIRVDANLEGRLLGNVLADIKKETDKLELKPGYTIEVIGQGKMQSDAFLNILISLLLAIVFVYIVLAAQFDSFIHPFSIMLALPMSIIGAVIMLLIFGSSLSVMSMIGIIMLMGLVTKNGILLVDFTNVLRDRGLSRFDALVKAGPTRLRPILMTTFAMIFGMIPVALGLGEGAEFRAPMGQAVIGGLVTSTLLTLFIVPVVYSILDDLGKKRFFGFIKKLFYKKNKNIK, from the coding sequence ATGAAATTAGCTGATGTTTCAATAAGACGCCCTGTTTTTGCAACGATGATGATTATGTCATTGGTTGTGCTGGGTTTGTTCTCTTTCATAAAATTAAATGTTGATCTTTATCCCGATGTAGATATTCCTGTAGTAGTAATAACAACTATACTGCCCGGTGCCGGTCCCGAGCAAATTGAAACTGATGTTACAAAAATTATTGAGGATGCAGTAAACCCGGTTGAAGGCGTTGACTTCATCCAATCTACTTCGCAGGAAAATGTTTCACTTGTTGTAATCACTTTTAAACTTGAAATTGACGGCAAAGACGCTGCTCAAAATGTTCGCGAAAAAATTTCTGCCATACGTGCAAAACTCCCATCTGATATTGAAGACCCGGTAATTCAAAGATACGACCCTGCAAGTTTTCCGATCATGTCGCTCTCAGTTGCCGGTGATATGTCTGAAAAAGACATTACCACCTTTACAAAGGATGTGGTAAAGAAAAGATTAGAAAATATTCCCGGTGTCGGCTCGGTAGATCTGGTAGGCGGTGCCGAACGTGAAATTCAAATTGAAGTTGATGCTGCTAAACTTCGTGCGTATAATATTTCTATTCAAGACGTGATAATGAATGTTGGTGCACAAAACGTTGAAATTCCCGGAGGCAATGTTACCGAAGGTAACTCTCAACTTCTTGTACGAACTATGGGCAAGTACAAATCGGTTGATGACTTTAATAAAATAATTGTCGCTACTCCAATGGGAAGACCTGTTTATCTTTCCGATGTTGCAAATGTAGTGGATGGCACAAAAGAGAAAAAGAGTTTAACACGAGTTAATGGCAAAATCGCAGTTGGATTAAATATCATAAAACAATCCGGAAGCAATACAGTTCAGGTTGCAAAGGAAGTAAACAAACAGATTGAATTACTAAAAAGTGAAATACCATCCGGTGTGGCAATTAACGTTGCACAGGATAACAGCATATTCATAAAAGATTCGATAAACGATGTTTTGTTTGATATTCTTTACGGCGGTTTGCTTGCCGTAATTGTCATTTTCTTATTCCTTGCGAACTTCAGGGCAACTGTTATCAGCGGCTTAGCACTACCTGCTTCAATTATTGCCAGCTTTATTTTGATGTATGCATTAAATTTTACTCTGAATATGATGAGCTTACTCGCCCTCTCCCTTGCAGTTGGGCTGCTAATTGATGATGCTATCGTAGTGATAGAAAATATATACAGACACATGTCGCAAGGTGAAACTCCTCTCGAGGCAGCGAAATCAGCTTCTGAAGAAATTGGACTTGCAGTTATGGCAACCACATTTACAATTGTTGCTGTGTTTGTTCCAGTTGCTTTTATGCCGGGTATTGTTGGAAGATTTTTCTACGAATTTGGAATAACAATTTCGGCGGCAGTGTTAGTTTCGCTATTTGTTGCCTTCACTCTCACTCCAATGTTAGCATCAAAGTGGCTTCATAGAGAAGATGAGGCATTAACAAAAGATGGGAATATTTTTAAAAAGATTCTCTATTACTTTAATCACTCTTTTGAATTATTAAATGTTAAATATGAAAAAGCTTTACGCTGGTCGCTAACCCATAGAAAGACTATTGTTTTTAGTGCGATATTAATTTTTATTGGTAGTTTCATGTTAATGGGATTACTCGGCAGTCAATTTTTCCCGGAAAGCGATCAAAGTTCTTTTAGTATTGTTATTAACTCTTCGCCAGGAAGTTCTCTTGATCAAACAAGTTCAATCTGCGAAAAGGTGGAGACTAAATTGAAAAATAAGAGAGAAGTCAAAACTATATTAACAACTATCGGATCTGGTAATGACCCTGTAACAAAAGCTAATATTTTAGTTAAACTTATCCCTACCCATGATAGAACAAAATCTGATAAAGATTTGATGTCAGAAATTCGAAGAGAAGTTAAAAATATTGCCGGGGCTAAAATTGGAATCCGTGTTCCGGGGGGTCCGGGTGGAAACGAAAAGGCTGTAACAATGAGTGTGCGTGGTGAAGACATAAAAAAATTACAGTTGATTTCCCGTAAAGTTGAAAACATTGTCAAATCAACAGTCGGGGCAGTGGATGTCGAAAATAGTTTGGAACTTTCAAAGCCGGAACTAAGGATTAATATTGATAGAGAAAAAGCATCCGATCTTGCTGTTAGTCCTTTAGTTATTGCTTCTTCAATTCGATCAATGGTTGATGGTTATGTGGCAACACAATACCAGGAGGGTGACGAACAAATTGATGTTCGGGTGAGATTAAAAAAATCAGATAGGAGTAATTTAAACGATCTTGCCATGCTCACAATTAAAAGTAATAAAAAAATTGGATTAAAAGATTGGGTGCTTCCAATCAGTGACGTTGCTTCTATTACTCAGGATTTTGGACCTTCTAAAATAAACAGATATGCCAGGCAAAAAGAGATACGTGTTGATGCTAATCTTGAGGGACGATTGCTTGGTAATGTGTTGGCAGATATTAAAAAAGAAACAGACAAATTGGAACTTAAGCCAGGTTATACTATTGAAGTAATTGGACAGGGTAAGATGCAGTCTGATGCTTTTCTGAATATTTTAATTTCACTACTTCTTGCAATAGTATTTGTTTACATTGTGCTTGCTGCACAGTTTGACAGTTTCATACATCCATTTTCAATTATGCTTGCCCTCCCCATGTCTATCATAGGCGCAGTAATTATGCTGTTGATTTTCGGCAGTTCACTCTCTGTAATGTCAATGATAGGAATAATTATGCTAATGGGATTAGTTACTAAAAACGGAATACTGCTTGTTGATTTTACCAATGTGTTACGTGACAGAGGCTTATCAAGATTTGATGCTTTAGTTAAAGCCGGTCCAACAAGATTGCGACCGATATTAATGACAACTTTCGCAATGATATTTGGAATGATACCTGTTGCATTAGGTCTTGGTGAAGGCGCTGAGTTCCGTGCGCCAATGGGACAAGCAGTAATTGGCGGATTGGTAACTTCAACATTACTTACTCTGTTTATTGTTCCGGTTGTATATTCCATTCTTGATGATCTCGGTAAAAAAAGATTTTTCGGCTTTATTAAGAAATTGTTTTATAAAAAAAATAAGAATATTAAATAA